AAGAAAATTGTTCCTGGACAGAGCAGCCTGTCAACTTCCCACCTGACTCTTCTACCCAAAGAGTTGCTGAAAATAATTTGCATTATACACAACCAGCTGAGGCATCCCTCCCAGTTGCGTCAGGAGCAGATTGCACCACTCTTGAGATTATAAAATGTGAAAGTTCTGAAAGCAAGAATATCAGGCCTAGCAACATTCAACTTGAGTTGCATAATTCTTCCACCATCATTAAACCCTTGCCAACACGTTCATTCCAAAGCAATTCTCTATCTGTTTCAGTGGGACTTAAAACATCATGTTCTGACTGTGACTCTCGTCAGGATTCTTTGGGACAGTCATTGGAAGTTGAAGCTCCTCAGATGCACAATTTGGGACCCGAGAGACCTAAACAGAGCTTGGAACTTCAAAGGCCTATCTTGTCCCTCCCGCATGATGTTGTCAACAGAGTTGCACCTCTGCCTGATGATGACGACCTTCCTGAATTTGATTTTGGAGCTTCTCAAGGATTTAGGAACATGAATGGATCCCTTCCGCGGATCGTGCCCACTGTAGAGTCGCTATTTTCCAATCAAAGAAGATTGGAAACTTCAAATCTTCCAATGCTTACTCTAGATGAGAAGAAGATTCTAGTAAAGAAATTTGGTGAACATGGCAAGACATCTGAATTTCCTATTGTGGAAGAACCAAACGCAGCCCAATTTCAAGCTGTTACCACACCTGGTAGCGGCAGCATTGCTGTTCCACGTTCAAAGAACcattttgatgaagatgatgatgatatgcCCGAATGGTGCCCGCCAGATGTTGAGATTCACAAGCAATCAGTTCCACAGATAAATCGACCATCGGTAACTATGATCAATCACGAAGTACCAAAGTCGAGGTTCCAAACATCTTCAGGTCCTCCAAGCCCTCTGCTCCCTTCTCCACATCCCATCACAGCCCATCCTCCATTTTCAACCCAGACAGTGCCTCCTGCATATAGTTTCCACAATGCAGTCACTGTGAGACCTGTGCAACCAAGACCACCTAACGGATACATGCATAGGGGTCCAATTTCTTTTATGGGATCCACTTCTAACCCACTATCGAGACCAATGTCAAACACATTGGATCTTAAATTTCCTATCTATCCTGCTGGTTGGAGAGTCCGGAGGTCGTGATGCTTGGAGATCAACAAAACTAGTAAGCTGATACCTTGAACTGATGTGTGAAATGTTGGTCAAAACGTCGTAGAGAAGAATCCTGCTTCAGGTAGAAAAGACACCGAAGAAGCATGATTCTAGTAGGAACATCAAGTTGTAAATATTACAGGAGCAGCAAGTTAGGTGTTCGTTCATGCCTAGGATCTCGCCTGTTTTCATATTATATGAATCATCTAAAATCCTAGAGTCGTCTTCCCTTTTTTTCAAAGGATCGCGGCATTCATCTTGTatttcaaataaacaaaaattttatgtgaagttatttttacatactcTTTATACACTCcattaatatgattggctatatcactttttttaatataaaataacttttttaccaatcatatcaatagagtgcgTAAGGAATAggtaaaagtaactttataaaaCAGAATTTATCTGATACTAAGAGATAGTCtccattatttaaatgatataagataATGACTGTTACGTGGATTTCAAGAGCCTTAACCTTTaccaaaaaaaagcaaaaactagttTTAGAACTTTAGATAAGCGAATGCCAATCtatgatctatatatttatgaaaattatgtttCTATTTTGCCACCTCATCCATTCTTCTTGTATTAAATGGTCATAAATTGGTTATTTAAATTTCAGATTAAATCGGCCCGAATcaaatcacctttttttttttcaagccaTTGAAAATGTTCAAtggctcaaaaaaaaaaaaaactgagtgCAAACCCATTTTCAATGgctcaaaaaaaatactgagTGCAAACCCGCACCTTGTGCGCCGGCAACGTGAGATCTCTCACTCTCCAAACTCTCACAGATATGATCAGATGTTGAAGAGATACAGTTGAATGAATTCAGTTATGTTGCTATTTTTTATCCACAGCACTTTGATTTTTGCATTTGGTTCAAGAGATAGTGTTGTATATCCACACGACACCCCTCATGAAATAGCCTTGGACATCGTTATGGCACGCGACGGAAACATGGGAATGGGAACAGACAAGAAACCTGACATTTATCTCAAAGACTGGCAGCCATCAATCTGGCACAAGAAATTCAAAACCATGCACGGTAATTCGTACCCGATTCAAACCACATCTGTCTACATAAGAATTCCCAGAAAACAGTGataatgttaattaaaaaaaaaaaaaaagaattccaaATATACCTGCATCTTGGTGCAAAATACAGTAATCTGGGTCATAAAAATAATGGCCAAGAGACTGATTCGATTCAAAGCAAAATAACAGGGATTCAGACGCAATAGAGAGGAGCTGCTAAGAACCTTGACAATATCgtttttaagttatgatttagAAGAATATCCCATGACTCATTCGTTCATTCCTTTTAACTAAAGTATACCGCAAACCTATTGGAAATTTTA
This is a stretch of genomic DNA from Carya illinoinensis cultivar Pawnee chromosome 3, C.illinoinensisPawnee_v1, whole genome shotgun sequence. It encodes these proteins:
- the LOC122305178 gene encoding uncharacterized protein LOC122305178; protein product: MENKILQPHSGTSESSRKRKLITVDTKCTISESDHVLDGGILKESNWQSQTRNVFIPAHGGHEKMSVMKSCDEPAGKAEFGGPGLQAGMNYRINKSFDFKQIGQTSNSPRVNVISDIGTGSLFSSSCVGHKEKDVSLQSELLFSSGSLGTGLTDNCIKEKGGSQGDGNMHMNKVEGSDVENSKHSFLEETVPRNGDCPPMQVDTRHYPIPGSFKSDEKSKSLVRKIVPTVAEKLWDGSLQLNSSVNVVAVAFFKSGEKMPNIKWSESVEVKGKVRLEAFEKYIQDLPRSRNRGLMVISLCWKEGSSETGLAGMKKVAKGYKEGERVGLAQLSPGIDLYVCPRSETIITILAKHGFFKGMAAVEDNQDSLIGCVVWRKKGANSVKKSEKENCSWTEQPVNFPPDSSTQRVAENNLHYTQPAEASLPVASGADCTTLEIIKCESSESKNIRPSNIQLELHNSSTIIKPLPTRSFQSNSLSVSVGLKTSCSDCDSRQDSLGQSLEVEAPQMHNLGPERPKQSLELQRPILSLPHDVVNRVAPLPDDDDLPEFDFGASQGFRNMNGSLPRIVPTVESLFSNQRRLETSNLPMLTLDEKKILVKKFGEHGKTSEFPIVEEPNAAQFQAVTTPGSGSIAVPRSKNHFDEDDDDMPEWCPPDVEIHKQSVPQINRPSVTMINHEVPKSRFQTSSGPPSPLLPSPHPITAHPPFSTQTVPPAYSFHNAVTVRPVQPRPPNGYMHRGPISFMGSTSNPLSRPMSNTLDLKFPIYPAGWRVRRS